The DNA window TCCCTTTTCAATATCAAAATTTATATCTTTTAATACATCTTTATTCCCAAGTTTTACATTCAAATTTTTAACAGAAATTATTTTTTCCATTTTATACAAAATAAAAAAGACCTGTTATAATTAAATTTGCAAGAATAATTAAAAAAAACGATGATACAACCGCATTTGTTGAAGCCCTTCCAACTCCTTCTGCTCCACCATAAGCATTAAGTCCTTCATAAGAAGAAACATTAACAATAATAACTGCAAAAACTACAACTTTTAAAAGTCCTATAAGAAAATCTTTAATGTTTACGTATTTAAAACTCTGATACAGATAAATACCCGAAGGAATACCAACCATAAAGACACCCACAAAAAAACCGCCAATAATTGAAATAAAAAAACTTAAAATAAAAAGACAGGGAAGGGATATAATTCCTGCAATAACCCTTGGAGTTACAAGATATACAACAGGGTCAACAGCCATAACTTCTAATGCATCTATCTGTTCTGTAATTTTCATAACACCTATTTCTGCAGCAATTGAAGCGCCTATTCTACCAGCAATAATTAAAGCAATTAAAACAGGACCAAGTTCTCTAATCATTGAAATCGTAACAAGCCCTCCTGAATACATTTCAGCACCAAATTTTTTAAGAGTATGAACTGTTTCCATAACAAGTACCATTCCTGTAAATAAAGATATTATTCCAACAAGAAACAATGACTCATTTCCAATTTCAAGTATAAACTTTAAAATGTCCTCTTTTTTCTTAAATTTTG is part of the bacterium genome and encodes:
- a CDS encoding ABC transporter permease, producing MKKFLENLGEKFLFIINYMGSVSILIFSSTKKITKFKKKEDILKFILEIGNESLFLVGIISLFTGMVLVMETVHTLKKFGAEMYSGGLVTISMIRELGPVLIALIIAGRIGASIAAEIGVMKITEQIDALEVMAVDPVVYLVTPRVIAGIISLPCLFILSFFISIIGGFFVGVFMVGIPSGIYLYQSFKYVNIKDFLIGLLKVVVFAVIIVNVSSYEGLNAYGGAEGVGRASTNAVVSSFFLIILANLIITGLFYFV